In a genomic window of Limisphaera ngatamarikiensis:
- a CDS encoding cbb3-type cytochrome c oxidase subunit I — MLTWVVGGTVGWCVAATLALIASIKFHGPGFLADNSWLTYGRVRVAATQVGWWGAVLPVVFGVLLGWLGRLARNGMAYPWLALLGGALWHLGSLVTLLGILSGATTGYEAWGLPRQAVWVYAGGFVLYLVSFLATWHDRRERSLEPAHWYVLSGVLWMGWSAATAFVLLDLKPVRGVTQAVVDGWFGANAWLLAGTLMGLGLMHGWWPRVAGRPVYSRNLAILAFAGLLVFGGWTGIAPSAPVPAWLPVTSTVATIFCVVPWVAEWLNWRGTMAGWRARLREAPAGWFLWWARAGFLAAAAAKLALHVPGLDRVLEQTWWDPARQWAQAHGFLGLAGVAGFYAWLREERLPGGWAGWVRWHGYCMVTGGLLLVLSLAAAGLVQGLAWRDTALSNVAVLQRTLMWLRLSTVGELLWWLGVVLFGWSLIGMTVRWWVGCWRSWWMRVTRPVALQEATE; from the coding sequence GTGCTGACCTGGGTGGTGGGCGGCACGGTGGGTTGGTGTGTGGCTGCCACGCTGGCCTTGATCGCCTCCATCAAGTTTCACGGGCCCGGCTTTTTGGCGGACAATTCCTGGCTGACCTACGGGCGGGTGCGGGTGGCGGCCACCCAGGTGGGTTGGTGGGGCGCTGTATTGCCGGTGGTGTTCGGTGTATTGCTCGGGTGGCTGGGTCGGCTGGCGCGGAATGGGATGGCTTATCCCTGGTTGGCGTTGCTGGGGGGTGCGCTGTGGCATCTGGGGAGTTTGGTCACCCTGTTGGGAATTTTGAGCGGAGCGACGACCGGATACGAGGCATGGGGACTGCCCCGTCAGGCGGTTTGGGTGTACGCGGGCGGGTTTGTATTGTATCTGGTGTCGTTTTTGGCCACGTGGCATGACCGGCGGGAGCGATCTCTGGAACCGGCTCATTGGTATGTGTTGTCCGGCGTGTTGTGGATGGGGTGGTCGGCGGCGACGGCCTTTGTACTTCTGGACTTGAAGCCGGTGCGCGGTGTGACCCAGGCGGTGGTGGATGGATGGTTTGGGGCCAATGCGTGGTTGCTGGCCGGGACCTTGATGGGCCTGGGATTAATGCACGGTTGGTGGCCGCGGGTTGCCGGTCGGCCGGTTTACAGTCGGAACCTGGCGATTCTGGCGTTTGCGGGCTTGTTGGTGTTCGGGGGTTGGACGGGCATCGCTCCATCCGCTCCGGTGCCCGCGTGGCTGCCGGTTACGAGCACTGTCGCAACGATCTTTTGTGTGGTGCCGTGGGTGGCGGAGTGGTTGAACTGGCGGGGTACCATGGCCGGCTGGCGGGCACGTTTGCGGGAAGCTCCGGCGGGGTGGTTCCTGTGGTGGGCGCGTGCGGGCTTTTTGGCTGCTGCTGCGGCAAAGCTTGCCCTGCATGTGCCGGGTCTGGACCGCGTGTTGGAACAGACGTGGTGGGACCCGGCTCGTCAGTGGGCGCAGGCGCATGGGTTTCTGGGCCTGGCCGGGGTGGCGGGTTTCTACGCTTGGCTCAGGGAGGAACGGTTGCCGGGTGGCTGGGCCGGCTGGGTGCGATGGCACGGGTATTGCATGGTGACGGGCGGATTGCTGTTGGTGTTGTCCCTTGCTGCGGCCGGTCTGGTGCAGGGGCTGGCATGGAGGGATACTGCGCTTTCCAACGTCGCCGTGTTGCAGAGGACGTTGATGTGGCTGCGACTGAGCACGGTGGGCGAGCTTTTGTGGTGGCTGGGGGTGGTGTTGTTTGGCTGGAGCCTGATCGGCATGACGGTGCGTTGGTGGGTGGGTTGTTGGCGGAGCTGGTGGATGCGGGTGACCCGCCCGGTGGCTTTGCAGGAGGCGACGGAATGA
- a CDS encoding c-type cytochrome, with protein MRYFLLIYALVVAVIVGIAGCRGSMSRKPPIEIFPDMDRQLKLRPQQPNAFFPNGISSQPPVPGTVRRSQPIQTAAGPVLPFEDAPVNTGRLPGTTNFVELNPLAVTGALLQRGRERFGIYCAPCHGPMGDGNGVTRKLGMSVVANLHDQRIVEMPDGEIFNTITHGKNLMQGYAAQIPVEDRWAIVAYVRVLQRSWLGTLEELPGDMRTALERQP; from the coding sequence ATGCGATACTTTCTGCTCATCTACGCCCTGGTGGTGGCGGTGATTGTGGGGATCGCCGGTTGTCGCGGCAGCATGTCGCGCAAGCCGCCGATTGAGATCTTCCCCGACATGGACCGGCAGCTGAAGCTCCGTCCCCAGCAACCCAATGCGTTCTTCCCGAATGGCATCAGCTCACAACCTCCGGTACCGGGGACGGTGCGGCGGTCTCAGCCCATCCAGACCGCGGCGGGTCCGGTCCTTCCCTTCGAAGATGCCCCGGTCAATACGGGCCGGCTGCCCGGGACCACCAATTTCGTGGAGCTGAACCCGCTGGCCGTCACCGGAGCGCTGCTGCAGCGGGGTCGGGAGAGGTTCGGCATTTATTGCGCCCCCTGCCATGGTCCGATGGGCGACGGCAACGGCGTGACCCGCAAACTGGGCATGTCCGTGGTGGCCAACCTACACGATCAGAGGATTGTGGAAATGCCGGACGGCGAGATTTTCAACACGATCACGCACGGCAAGAACCTGATGCAGGGTTATGCCGCCCAGATCCCGGTGGAGGATCGGTGGGCGATTGTGGCCTATGTGCGGGTGCTGCAGCGGAGCTGGCTGGGCACCCTGGAGGAACTGCCGGGCGACATGCGAACCGCTTTGGAGCGTCAACCATGA
- the nrfD gene encoding NrfD/PsrC family molybdoenzyme membrane anchor subunit, whose translation MTPPPVPKELERPPLVLNQRSLGWISDHIAGIAEGRAPLWWWLAFIPSFLMFLVLVAMLAYQISTGVGVWGNHHPTMWGWDIINFVWWIGIGHAGTLISAILFLLRQRWRTAVNRAAEAMTIFAVMCAGIYPAVHVGRVWFDWYLFPIPNANGIWPQFRSPLMWDVFAVSTYFTVSVLFWYMGLIPDLAVMRDRARTRLRQILYGFFALGWTGANRHWTNYEKAYLILAGLSTPLVLSVHSIVSLDFAVSQLPGWHTTIFPPYFVAGAIFSGFGMVLTLLVPLRKLCHLEDIITMRHIDVMCKVTLATGSIVGYAYAMEFFIAWYSGSPFERFAFLNRALGPYWWGYWLMLTCNVVVPQLFWFRRVRQNLWLVFIISILVNIGMWFERFVIIVISLHREFLPANWDYYMPTWVDVATFLGTFGLFFTMFLLFMRFLPMIAISEVKGVTPQADPHHPLGGAKLQGGGHA comes from the coding sequence ATGACACCTCCGCCGGTGCCGAAGGAACTGGAACGACCGCCGCTGGTTCTGAACCAGCGGAGCCTCGGATGGATTTCGGATCACATTGCCGGAATCGCCGAGGGGAGGGCGCCGCTGTGGTGGTGGTTGGCGTTCATCCCGAGTTTCCTGATGTTTCTGGTGCTGGTCGCCATGCTGGCTTATCAGATCAGCACCGGCGTGGGCGTTTGGGGCAACCACCATCCCACCATGTGGGGGTGGGACATCATTAATTTCGTGTGGTGGATCGGCATTGGTCACGCCGGCACATTGATCTCGGCCATTTTGTTCCTGTTGCGGCAGCGATGGCGCACGGCGGTGAACCGGGCCGCCGAGGCCATGACCATCTTCGCCGTGATGTGCGCCGGCATTTATCCGGCCGTGCACGTGGGCCGGGTCTGGTTCGACTGGTATCTCTTTCCCATTCCCAATGCCAACGGGATCTGGCCACAGTTCCGTTCCCCCCTGATGTGGGACGTTTTTGCCGTTTCGACCTATTTCACCGTGTCCGTGCTGTTCTGGTACATGGGGTTGATTCCGGACCTGGCGGTGATGCGCGACCGGGCGCGCACGCGGTTGCGCCAGATCCTCTACGGCTTCTTTGCCCTGGGCTGGACCGGTGCCAACCGGCACTGGACCAATTACGAGAAGGCGTATCTCATCCTGGCCGGACTGAGCACCCCGCTGGTGTTGTCGGTGCACTCCATTGTGTCATTGGACTTCGCGGTGTCGCAGCTGCCCGGCTGGCACACCACCATCTTCCCGCCCTACTTCGTGGCCGGGGCCATCTTTTCCGGATTTGGCATGGTGCTGACGCTGTTGGTGCCGTTGAGGAAACTGTGCCACCTGGAGGATATCATCACCATGCGGCACATCGACGTGATGTGCAAGGTGACCCTGGCCACGGGCAGTATTGTGGGGTACGCCTACGCCATGGAGTTCTTCATTGCGTGGTACAGCGGCAGTCCGTTCGAACGGTTCGCCTTCCTGAACCGCGCGCTCGGTCCGTACTGGTGGGGCTACTGGCTGATGCTGACGTGCAATGTGGTTGTACCGCAGTTGTTCTGGTTCCGCCGGGTCCGGCAGAATCTCTGGCTGGTGTTCATCATCTCGATCCTGGTGAACATCGGGATGTGGTTTGAACGGTTTGTGATCATCGTGATCTCGCTTCATCGGGAGTTCCTCCCGGCCAACTGGGACTATTACATGCCCACGTGGGTGGACGTGGCCACGTTCCTGGGGACATTCGGCCTGTTCTTCACGATGTTTCTGCTCTTCATGCGGTTTTTGCCCATGATCGCGATTTCCGAGGTGAAGGGGGTCACCCCGCAGGCGGATCCGCATCATCCGCTCGGCGGGGCCAAGTTGCAGGGAGGTGGGCACGCATGA
- a CDS encoding cbb3-type cytochrome c oxidase subunit II, whose amino-acid sequence MNRGAWVFVVSLLGLAGSWYGMVLYPQVQLGRQVETRTVPDGQLYPAARPGLAAQGREVYRSEGCYTCHSQQVRQEGFSVGVAVTQAGTNLTELVEAILAVAPQWERARVAHAVTNLPFQVLDGVAPDEAERARKLLESAGGATMLTVRPLGSDIDRGWGLRRSVAADYLWDRPVMLGSVRVGPDLANAGARLPDEQWLLVHLWDPQIHSPGSMMPPYRYLFEVRSAGEGEVSGALSLPEGRAPGPGQVVVPTDRARALVAYLRSLQATTSLFEAPVVLPSAGVATAGSDLGESGVQP is encoded by the coding sequence ATGAATCGGGGTGCGTGGGTGTTTGTGGTGTCTTTGCTGGGGCTGGCCGGGTCCTGGTACGGGATGGTGTTGTATCCCCAGGTTCAACTGGGCCGTCAGGTGGAGACCCGTACGGTTCCGGATGGTCAGTTGTATCCCGCGGCACGGCCCGGTCTGGCGGCGCAGGGTCGCGAGGTGTACCGCTCGGAAGGGTGTTACACGTGTCACAGTCAGCAGGTGCGACAGGAGGGGTTTTCGGTCGGGGTGGCTGTCACCCAGGCCGGGACGAATTTGACGGAGCTGGTCGAGGCGATTCTTGCTGTGGCACCGCAGTGGGAGCGGGCGCGCGTGGCGCATGCGGTGACCAATCTGCCGTTCCAGGTCCTGGATGGCGTGGCTCCCGACGAGGCGGAACGGGCGCGGAAGCTGTTGGAGAGCGCGGGCGGGGCCACGATGCTTACGGTGAGGCCGTTGGGTTCGGACATTGACCGGGGCTGGGGGTTGCGGCGGAGTGTGGCGGCTGATTACCTGTGGGATCGGCCGGTGATGTTGGGTTCGGTGAGGGTGGGCCCGGATCTGGCGAACGCGGGCGCCCGGTTGCCGGATGAGCAGTGGCTGCTGGTACATCTTTGGGATCCCCAAATTCACAGTCCGGGTTCGATGATGCCGCCCTATCGGTATTTGTTTGAGGTCCGGTCTGCGGGCGAAGGCGAGGTCTCCGGTGCGCTGTCTTTGCCGGAGGGACGGGCACCCGGCCCCGGACAGGTGGTTGTCCCCACGGATCGGGCACGGGCACTGGTGGCGTATTTACGGAGTTTGCAGGCCACGACGTCGCTGTTTGAGGCTCCGGTGGTGCTGCCGTCCGCAGGGGTGGCCACTGCAGGGTCGGATCTGGGAGAGTCAGGGGTGCAGCCATGA
- a CDS encoding DUF3341 domain-containing protein codes for MNPSVPIFGILAEFPTPADLMHAAERVRDAGYTRWDVYTPFPVHGMDHAMGLKNSKVGWFAFFGGLTGYTTGMLMIWFMNAFDYPIVVGGKPMFSPFSAFPPSYELTILLGAFGALGGMLILNRLPRWHHPLLKHPRFVERGASHDKFFLVIEAADPKFDEASVREFLASLGGRNIEVVEE; via the coding sequence ATGAATCCGTCGGTTCCGATCTTCGGCATCCTGGCCGAGTTCCCCACGCCGGCCGATTTGATGCACGCGGCCGAGCGGGTCCGTGACGCCGGCTACACGCGCTGGGACGTGTACACGCCGTTTCCCGTGCACGGGATGGACCATGCGATGGGGTTGAAGAATTCCAAGGTGGGATGGTTCGCCTTCTTCGGCGGGCTGACCGGCTACACCACGGGCATGCTGATGATCTGGTTCATGAACGCGTTTGACTACCCGATCGTGGTGGGCGGTAAACCCATGTTCAGTCCGTTTTCGGCGTTTCCGCCCTCCTACGAGTTGACGATCCTGTTGGGTGCGTTTGGTGCGCTGGGCGGGATGTTGATTCTGAACCGGTTGCCGCGCTGGCATCATCCGTTGCTGAAACACCCCCGGTTCGTGGAGCGCGGGGCCAGCCATGACAAGTTCTTCCTTGTGATCGAGGCTGCGGATCCGAAGTTTGACGAGGCCTCGGTTCGCGAGTTTTTGGCGTCGTTGGGCGGGCGAAACATCGAGGTGGTGGAGGAGTGA
- a CDS encoding c-type cytochrome, with amino-acid sequence MNSDASVREEVRNGAALPRAGNVTVPMWLVVVASVLAYGGMIYFDHHSGWFDDRVYRPFGSLAVVTALQPVSGADAVIKRGRVVFETSCALCHGVDGQGKPGQAPPLAGAEWVLGSPARLIRITLHGLVGPIEVKGQVWNLAMPAMGAALSSEDLAAALTYIRQAWGNNAEPITAAQVDAVKSETAGRTQPWTAKELLAIQ; translated from the coding sequence ATGAATTCGGATGCTTCTGTACGGGAAGAGGTTCGGAACGGTGCGGCATTGCCGCGGGCCGGGAATGTGACCGTGCCGATGTGGTTGGTGGTGGTGGCATCGGTGCTGGCGTACGGGGGGATGATTTACTTTGACCATCACAGTGGATGGTTTGATGACCGGGTGTACCGGCCGTTTGGGTCCCTGGCGGTTGTGACGGCCTTGCAACCCGTTTCCGGCGCGGATGCCGTGATCAAACGGGGCCGGGTGGTTTTCGAGACCTCTTGTGCGCTGTGTCATGGGGTGGACGGGCAGGGCAAGCCGGGGCAGGCACCGCCCCTGGCGGGAGCCGAGTGGGTTTTGGGATCGCCGGCGAGACTGATTCGGATTACGTTGCATGGACTGGTCGGTCCGATCGAAGTCAAGGGTCAGGTTTGGAATCTGGCCATGCCGGCCATGGGGGCGGCGTTGTCATCGGAGGATTTGGCTGCGGCACTGACTTACATTCGACAAGCATGGGGGAATAATGCCGAGCCCATCACAGCGGCGCAGGTGGACGCCGTGAAATCCGAAACGGCGGGTCGGACCCAGCCCTGGACGGCGAAAGAACTGCTGGCCATTCAGTGA